The Juglans regia cultivar Chandler chromosome 11, Walnut 2.0, whole genome shotgun sequence genome contains the following window.
TTCTAAATTTATGGTGAATGCGTGTGTTTACTAAAAAAATGTTTCCAGTCAcaccacatgatcatagaatACATTAGTATCATGTGCACGATGAGCAATACCATGAGGTAAagagaaatcacatggtcaACTACAAATTATTAAATCATAACTTTCAAGTGGTGTTTAATGATCATTTCTCTCCATGCGCATTCTAATGTGTAGCAATTTTTCAAATCATGCTCCTATCAAGAGACTCTACATTTACATATAAAAGTCATTTGCATAACTATGAAGTCAGCGACGATTCGTCGCAAATCTCTTTTAggtcaaactcacaatataaaCTTTAGATTCTAGTCAGCAATTCTAACTGTGATTCTTAAGAATTTACAAGGTTACCACAAATGTCATTCATCAAACTTAATTTGCAATTTCAAggttttatataaatctcttgtCCTCAACAAAAGCATATGAGAtaaccataatttatttttcattaagggtaaaGCGATTAGGGCCTTTGCCCCAaaaaacaatcataatattctagtTATTACTTTTAACGACAATCGCACCACAAACTCACTTAATCAAGTAAGTCATATTGACcctataacaaaatcttaaCCTCTAACTCTCATAAGTAAATCATAATGGAAACACCAAATAGTATCGATAAAACTAAATTCTTTGGTATTgtccatctcattaattgtctatggattttgaacaagagctcctagaaactgttttttttataaatagtctCACAAGACATGAGGCCTGAGCTACTTTTCACAAATCCATGTCCATCACCTCATAGTATGGAACACCTCTTATTACTtgacaattaattatctaagacAATCAATTCGCAATATCTCTTAGGATGACACTTTTCTAAGATTGTCAACAGCTTTCAAAGAAtcccattttattcaataggtcgcttaataaaaaaaatgattctatACATTGGGTATCTTTGAATAGATAGTTTGTTTAGGCCGCATGTAAACAACACTAGCAACCATTTGCTTTTTGAACTAAAATAGTACTAACAACAATCATGCACTTAAAATACTTCATGCCTAAACATCACAAAATCTAACCATCTAATTCTcctatgaaaataaactatttaacTCTTTTAAGAAAAGTTCCAATAAATATACGATCAATAGCTATCTAAATGCAACTCAATTAGTGTCAAGAGATGAATCTATATCTCTATCAATTTCacttttcctttgtcaattagatcaacaaccccatgttggatcatataagtgaagtgaatttaagattttatgttgggattccTACTATGTGAATTCAAAACCTTTAGTAGagccatattacaaatattctcttctagTCTTTAAACGACGAAAGAATACTTATATAAAGCTACCACTCTATTTATGAGGATCCTTATATTCTATGAATTTTTGGAGTCACTATCACTAGTGGTACACCATCACTCAAAGGTATACTCACACTAGTTGTTAAATTACTCCCACTATTTTTGGCGAccgtttataaaaaaaaaatttgaaaatattaaggtTAAGGTAATATGGAATGAAATGTAGTGAAATGTTCTTTCCAAAAGTAAGTgtttacaaaaatccacaattcccCACCCTCACTGAAAATACgaataattttcttctcaacaaaaaaatgatcaaacttATATCCTTtagatttttaatagaattcacgTTTGCACAAAATGGTCACTTAGCCTTTTTTAAAGGCAAATGAACTCAAAGTAAGGACGACAAGTTAGAATTAAGGCTGCAACTCCATATTCCATCAACTCAAGTGTGATGTAATAACTTTTTTGCgccataattaatttataactcCATTATTAGCAAGTCATCAAACTGCGagataatttttcttatcatataactcatacgatttcgattttgaaaaaatattttaactgaaaaaatatattttacttaaaaactTGGAATTGtatttatatgatgaaacaatatttttattatccaaGTCTTAGTGTGCATGTATATAAACTTTCACATAGAAAATGCTCGTAATACATTTTCTCTTTGACTCTTATAAACACAATGAGAGGGATCTCATTAGTGAGAAaaacttcaatttctcaaacttcacaCCCATCATCCTATGCCTCCACAACATAGTGGTTATTGATGCGATATTAGTGATATCtatacctaatttgatttaagactCATTGAAAATAGTGGTGTTAGTGAGAATTTCTAGAGGTTTTAAAGTTGAATGGTCACTCTTTGACTGAGTGATATTATTTCTTGGGTGGAGAGATGATATTGTGCCATAACAATAtgcttatttaattaaaaaaaaaagctccttAATGATAAGCTCTCTCCCAATGGTTGAGCTTATTGCCCTTTTGCATGGAGTCTTGGGTTCAAAACGCCAcatagaccttttttttttaatcaaatgacCTAAAAATGAATTTGGATCAAGTGGATGGGCTGGGATGTGCGCCCAGCACACTGGGTCGCGCGCCATAGGCTCTCTGGTTGAGCCACAAAATTGTCCATTTTATAAATCTCTTGGGCTGCCTCTTGGCCCATCAAAACAAACCACTTTAcctttttataacaaaaaactgATATGGATCAGTTCaagagagatttttttaaaaaaattggcccaaatcttaaaaatttatttgagtGCAAAGTAGTTCTGTAGCCCACAACCAGATTAACCAGATTAAGCCCGTAAATGACCAGTACAAAATCCaagtccatttaaaaaaaataatcataagtccatttaaaaaaaaaaatcaatcacaaaaaaatggcactGTTCATCTCCTTCACCCAACGGTTACAATGTTCATGTAACGGAAGAAACAAAAATGTAACTGACGCCACATCTTGTAACCGCCTACTGCCACTTCATGTTGGCACGATGATACTCGTTTGACCACTGGTTCTCAACGGCCGTAGCACTATGGGCTACGTTGCACACGTTCGCAGCACGCAACTCTGCGAGAGGTAGAGACTATCACACCATCTGTGTGTGCAGCTCTTCTCGTAGTAGAGCTTGCCGTGCTCCTCTGCACGCAGTAGAGCTCGCAGCACCACCATGGTGCGCGCTGCTCTGCAAGCAGCAGAGGACTGTACGACAGAGCTGCAGTGAGCATTGCGCAGCGGCCAAAGCACTGCCACTTTGCACACTGCCTAGTGTGCAGCACCATCATGGGCTGCGTTGCTCTGGCCTGCACCACGGCGCTGCACTGCACCTTTACGTGTGGCGTTGGACGTTGGTGAAGGGCATAGCCATGAGCAATGCAGCACGGTGCTTCTGATAGCTCTAGCCTCTACCACTCCATTGCATTTTCGAGCAGCCCTCCATGGCAGCACTGCTGGTTCATGATCTTTGTTCCACCATTGTGTATTGTGCGCAACCATTAGCCGTGGGGTGCCGCCACCTGCAGCAGTGCACTTAGCTCTACATACGGTTCTGCCTGCAGTAGAGCCTGCGACACCACTGCATCTAGTTACTGCCCACCACCTACGGGTGAGCATTGCCCCTTGGCAGCACAACACCCAGCGGATGCGCGCAACAAGCGTAGCTCCATGAATGGCATAGATTCGCTGCACCCTGATGGTCAATTTGTCAAAGCCATGTCAGGCCGCGGAACCTCGTGTGTGTTGCGGTGGCAGCACCCTATTGGTGCGTGCAACTTTGTCAGCTGCACCACCACAGTGCTCACTGCTGCCTCTTGTGGTGCTTGTAGCACCCTCAAGCGCACGCTACTGCCTCATATGGTGCAGTTTAGAGATCTGGAGAGCACGTGCACGAGTCTTTGTTGATTCGAGTTGGTAGTTGCAGCCATTCCACAGTGGCACTACTACCGTAACAACCAACCTCTAACAGCCATGTTACATAACATCGTGCATGAAAATTTTTTCTCGTAAATGAAATACAACATGCACGTCAAAAAACAAATTGGGAATGGCTGCAACTACCAACTCGAATCAACAAGGACTCGTGCACGTGCTCTCCAGATCTCTAAACTGCACCATACAACATGAAAATTGTTCCACAGATTCTCCGTTGTCATTGTTGTTCATCCGTAATCCTCCTAGCAATAGTGGAGTATGCTACGTGGTAATACCAAAACAACACTCACTAATTCCACAACCTAGATACCAAGACTAGAGAGAACCTTTTGAGAGATATATCGTTTTTTTTAGTCGAGTGTCGTTCACAAGGGGGGATAGCCCTCTAAGTGTAAGCTCTGATTGGCCCTTAATGATCAGCCATAAAGTCTTATGAAGTGAGTTAACCTCCAAAAGAAGGTGAAGGGGTGCCCATtatgggtgcccctttcttacatTATCAAATCAGTCATTTTTTTATCTGATCCATTTATATTAAATCCACAaatattatctcattttcaATTCGCATTAAATTCACATGTCGTATCATATATTACAATctgaaaattctatataccatactaccatctcattttcattccattaaatatgatatgccacatttatcaccattaaatgatcatttattgtctgcttttttatcatctaatagtgatTAATGTGCCACATAttacttagtatgatcaaaataggatgagagtgtgctgcatagcattactcattacaACCTTAGTCTATGATTTTATCACTGAACattgagaaattctatatactatattaccatctcactttcatcctattaagtatgatgtgacacatttattacaattaaatgttcatttattatatatttctttattatttaatagtgataaatgtgttatatattatttaatatgaataaaataaagagaaatgttactcATCAGCCTACTGTACATTGcactctccacacacctcatataaatttttttttttccaacccaGCACGTTGAGTGTGCTGGGGCTTCTCCCAACAGTAAGctgcaaagaagattttttctaaaataaaataagaatgtaGTTTATAGAATTACTCCTCAACATTAGAGCTGCAGctaaattttccaaaaaggTGCTGGGCTCGAATCTGGGTTACGGACGGGCCGGCCCCTGATTATCccaacaaaaagcaaagaaaacatgctctccctctctctctctagtctctccgAGGATCAGTTGCCATCTCTGCATGAGCTTCGAAGGATCTTCAGcttaaaaatctcaatgattcagttagtttcctttttttgagtttttatttttatccccAAATCAGGTCCtgctctttatttttatatttttaagcttCTAATTTTCGCTGTTCGATTTATCCTATTATTCGTTGTGCTTTGTGCCCATTTCTATTTCTAATTGAAAACGAgacctttcaaaaaaaaaagaaaaaaaaagaaaaagaaaatgagacttTATTGGATTTAATTTAATCGGATTTTTCTCTTCACTTGGccaaacaaaataacaaaacagCTTTTCTGTTCCATGTGGTTACTAATTTCATGTTTGTATTGCTAATTTGCTACTTTTAAATAAGTAAGTTTGTATTGCTACTTTAATGTAGTTATTTATGTATCTATTTTGGTGCTCTCATTCTTAGACCtttctatctcattttctcAAAGCAGGATTGCTTTTAATTTATGTCAACTGGGTTCTGCTCTTTTTTCTGTTCTCTGGATACCCAAACACTGTAAAGTGAAAATTATTTGACACTATAACGAGTGATCAGGagttttttccattaattttgaAACGAAACACGTAGTTAAATGAATCGAAGTATCTATTTCAATATCAAACCGCatacaaattaaaacaaaatttttgaaaaaaactatagaagaaaaaaggaaagcatAAAAACTTGAtagaaaattacttaaaaaaaaaaaaaaaaacactttataGAAGATATTTGGACTTGAGCATCGAATGGTAGAGGTGGAATTCCACTGTGAATTCCAGCACAAATGACCAGAAAGCAGAGTTAGAGACAAAAGGGGTATGGAGGAggtctttaatatttttaattttacttctaAGTATCAAGGTGACCATGTGTTTGTatcaattttatgaataatcattcaatttttataattaaatttttttctgttCTATAATTGTTATAATGCTGCATGGCATTTTTTGGGTATGTGTTTGATTAGTCGTTTTGTTTGCATTTATATCAAAATTGGGTAAATTTCTAATTCTGTTCTTTTTGCAATTTTCATGTCTTTAATGTCATGGAATGCATATTACCTAGATTACTATTTCTAGGATTTGTTAAGTTTATTTACAATTACCAATGGCTACTCCTGTGTTTCCTGTACCTCTGCATTGAATATCATGGACATGATCTTATCTTGGATTAGGCTacatttgtataattttaatatatgagaATGGGGGAGATCatatttctgaatttgaatGTTGCAGTGGATTCTGAACTTGTTGTGGGCATTGATGATGGGGAATTCGATAATTCTACTGATATTGAGCTTGAGCTTTGTAACGATGTTACAGTGATTAGACATTCAGTTGAGGAGACATCTTTTACTGatcaaaatgataaaataagtcATGGTTCTTCTATGGAGGAGATTACTATCTTTGAAGGAGGCGAGCCATATGTGGGTCAGGAATTTGAGTCTGAAGAGGGAGCACATGCTTTTTACAGTGCATATGGCATGCGTGTTGGTTTCGTTACTCGGATAAACTACCTCTCTCGCTCTAAACTCGATGGATCCATTATTGGTAGAACTCTTGTCTGTAACAAAGAGGGTTACAGAAAACCTTACAGGATTgacaagaaaaattcaaagccACGAATTGCCACTAGGGTGGGTTGCAAGGCAATGCTTTCAGTAAGGAAACTAAGTACTGAAAAATGGGTTGTGACAAAGTTTGTGAAGGAGCACACTCATGCGTTGACTGCAGGGAACGCTCAAAATATATTGACTAATACTCAAATCCCAGTACGTTAATTGtcctcttctttttgttctctAGTCTGTTTTAGATAATTTCCAGTATGCTATATGCCCAATGTAtcccccaaaaagaaaagaaaagaacagatggttggaaaaagaaaaaagtcagCAACTGACCAGCAGTCCCATTATCATCTTTTAGTGACATTTTAATAAGGTTCCATTTAACACATCTTGGCCAAATCTTACAAAATAATGggatttatgatttttttttctttgtaatataagactttcatgcatttttttatgtaaaaatctGCATGAAAGCTTGTGCAGTGATCATTTTAGTATGAGATACATTGAGAAGTTAGACGCTACTAGCCACTTGGACTTGATGCTGGAAAGGTTTCGAATATGACGaggaaagaaaattttatggTCATAAATGAGGGTGTCTTCATATCTAGATCTGTCCAAGATTCTGTCCTGCAATTTAATTTTCTCAGTTTAAGCTGTGATATTTGATGAGCTGAAACCTCCGATGTTATCCTAGATCTTTATTGAGTTAGTCCTGTTCCATGTTGTGTGTGCTTCATTGGTAGATTTCACCTTctgatgaaattcaaaatttgatttcCCCTTCATTCTGAATTCCCTGCAACAATAGCGCCCTCTTAGTTACAAGTCAGAtactttgatattattttatgcttaaaatttttaattatcttttattatatCATGATGTCTTGGAGGATGGGAGTGGAGGGAGAAAAGGGTGATCAAATTGTTCTAATTTACTTGTTTCCCCTTAGTCGCTTAGCTGTGATTGATTTGGAAACTCTGTAGGAAACCGATTCTGTTTAAGATTTCCAAAAACTCTCATGTTAGCGAACAGAatcttttaaatcttttaagTTCATTTCAATGTCTTGAAAAATGTTTTCGGCTAGCCCATTACTAAATATTTCTGTACTTTCCTGGCTGCAAATGTCTGGCTAGAACTTTGTCTTTATGTTAGTCTAAATCCCAGCagctatattaattttaagcaAAATGGatcaaatatttatattgtCAGTTGGAGCCCTAGCCACCACCTCAGCCATGCTGCCGTCAGGAATCAATTCCATTTGGGCTGAACTAACACACCCGAACAACTGAAGCAAAAATCCTTAAAATCAATTCAGTAGAACTTATTCTACTTTAATTGGTTCTTTCTTTGTTGGCACTGGATATCCATGAAAAAAGGGTTCTTCTTTGGATTCTGAATAGGAACTTCCAGATATAGGGGACACCTGCTTAGATATCGTTGGAAagacattaatatatgtatttgttttataaaagttaCTTTTTTGACAGATGTGTCTGCTGTCCTGACGACTCATGGTGTTTTGTTCATATTTCTACACTGTGATAAACAGAAATGTTTTGCTTTTAAAAATGCTAAACCTTGACTGCACTGGATTGCATCTTACATTGGCTCGTCATATCATTTTTATGGAATTTATATCACTTCTTGCTACGTTGT
Protein-coding sequences here:
- the LOC108997279 gene encoding protein FAR1-RELATED SEQUENCE 12-like isoform X1 is translated as MRMGEIIFLNLNVAVDSELVVGIDDGEFDNSTDIELELCNDVTVIRHSVEETSFTDQNDKISHGSSMEEITIFEGGEPYVGQEFESEEGAHAFYSAYGMRVGFVTRINYLSRSKLDGSIIGRTLVCNKEGYRKPYRIDKKNSKPRIATRVGCKAMLSVRKLSTEKWVVTKFVKEHTHALTAGNAQNILTNTQIPNENVKIQELTQQLLLERKRSASLRKVIDLLFSHIEQHAEDLSRRVQHVADQVKEIESGRKTPQNCR
- the LOC108997279 gene encoding protein FAR1-RELATED SEQUENCE 12-like isoform X2; the protein is MDSELVVGIDDGEFDNSTDIELELCNDVTVIRHSVEETSFTDQNDKISHGSSMEEITIFEGGEPYVGQEFESEEGAHAFYSAYGMRVGFVTRINYLSRSKLDGSIIGRTLVCNKEGYRKPYRIDKKNSKPRIATRVGCKAMLSVRKLSTEKWVVTKFVKEHTHALTAGNAQNILTNTQIPNENVKIQELTQQLLLERKRSASLRKVIDLLFSHIEQHAEDLSRRVQHVADQVKEIESGRKTPQNCR